A genomic region of Caenorhabditis elegans chromosome V contains the following coding sequences:
- the ncs-5 gene encoding EF-hand domain-containing protein (Confirmed by transcript evidence) — protein MGGASSIDSRRGDRPGRKSTMLQDQYEQSLYQIIFDRAVHNAYSEPPKLFTNSIFDTLFHRLYWSIRALQFKIFYKNEDMDLDEVVDKWEIGVQPPSLEQLTQRTQFSPKWIKYMYAKFKNESPTGKMKEEEFRNLLASIIAPEKATDQYISRLFTAFAGVDKKTITFENLLDSLSHVQPQTAETNAKWTMRLITGGGEGDCFGYSAFLDFTQSVFQLNEGKSGGEEINKESVQQRATKIFAELDCDRDGLVTYDDMIRFFQKNNDSSIGFTPVSPAPNGFANCAKPL, from the exons atgggcggagcctcaTCAATTGACTCGAGACGTGGCGACAGGCCAGGTCGTAAATCTACTATGTTACAGGACCAATATGAGCAAAGTCTCTATCAGATTATa TTCGACCGAGCCGTGCACAACGCCTACTCAGAGCCACCAAAACTATTCACCAACTCCATATTCGACACCCTCTTCCACCGCCTGTACTGGTCGATACGGGCGCTGCAATTCaagattttctacaaaaatgaaGATATGGATCTAGACGAGGTGGTGGACAAATGGGAGATCGGAGTTCAACCACCGTCGTTGGAGCAGTTGACGCAGAGGACACAGTTCAGTCCGAAATGGATAAAGTATATGTatgcgaaattcaaaaat gaatcacCTACCGGTAaaatgaaagaagaagaattcCGAAACCTGCTCGCCTCAATAATTGCACCGGAAAAAGCCACGGATCAGTATATTTCAAGGCTTTTTACGGCGTTCGCCGGGGTCGACAAGAAGACTATCACTTTTGAG AACCTTCTAGACAGCCTTTCCCATGTACAGCCTCAGACCGCCGAGACTAATGCCAAATGGACAATGAGATTGATAACTGGGGGTGGAGAAGGCGATTGTTTTGGATATTCAGCTTTTTTGGACTTTACCCAGTCAGTATTCCAGTTGAATGAAGGAAAAA gcgGAGGTGAAGAAATCAATAAGGAGTCCGTCCAGCAAAGAGCCACAAAAATATTCGCCGAACTGGATTGTGATAGGGATGGATTAGTGACCTATGACGATATGATCCGGTTCTTTCAG aaaaacaacgaTTCAAGCATCGGCTTCACTCCGGTCTCCCCAGCTCCGAATGGATTTGCCAACTGTGCCAAGCCTCTTTAA
- the ncs-5 gene encoding EF-hand domain-containing protein (Confirmed by transcript evidence) codes for MDLDEVVDKWEIGVQPPSLEQLTQRTQFSPKWIKYMYAKFKNESPTGKMKEEEFRNLLASIIAPEKATDQYISRLFTAFAGVDKKTITFENLLDSLSHVQPQTAETNAKWTMRLITGGGEGDCFGYSAFLDFTQSVFQLNEGKSGGEEINKESVQQRATKIFAELDCDRDGLVTYDDMIRFFQKNNDSSIGFTPVSPAPNGFANCAKPL; via the exons ATGGATCTAGACGAGGTGGTGGACAAATGGGAGATCGGAGTTCAACCACCGTCGTTGGAGCAGTTGACGCAGAGGACACAGTTCAGTCCGAAATGGATAAAGTATATGTatgcgaaattcaaaaat gaatcacCTACCGGTAaaatgaaagaagaagaattcCGAAACCTGCTCGCCTCAATAATTGCACCGGAAAAAGCCACGGATCAGTATATTTCAAGGCTTTTTACGGCGTTCGCCGGGGTCGACAAGAAGACTATCACTTTTGAG AACCTTCTAGACAGCCTTTCCCATGTACAGCCTCAGACCGCCGAGACTAATGCCAAATGGACAATGAGATTGATAACTGGGGGTGGAGAAGGCGATTGTTTTGGATATTCAGCTTTTTTGGACTTTACCCAGTCAGTATTCCAGTTGAATGAAGGAAAAA gcgGAGGTGAAGAAATCAATAAGGAGTCCGTCCAGCAAAGAGCCACAAAAATATTCGCCGAACTGGATTGTGATAGGGATGGATTAGTGACCTATGACGATATGATCCGGTTCTTTCAG aaaaacaacgaTTCAAGCATCGGCTTCACTCCGGTCTCCCCAGCTCCGAATGGATTTGCCAACTGTGCCAAGCCTCTTTAA